A window of the Dyadobacter pollutisoli genome harbors these coding sequences:
- a CDS encoding dihydrofolate reductase family protein, with protein MRKIIAAMNMTLDGFCDHTSGIPDDEIHDHYRDLLKNGDVALYGRITYQLMEYWKPLATNPTGDKSMDDFAVVMDRIPKVVFSHTLKTVEWETARIAERGLEEEVLSLRQQPGGNILVGSRSLIIALINLGLVDEFQVMIYPVIEGKGLPLFDKIHNRTVMKLVNTKTFAGGAVMLYYEFSKE; from the coding sequence ATGAGAAAAATAATCGCAGCAATGAATATGACGCTTGACGGGTTTTGCGACCACACGTCAGGCATTCCGGATGATGAAATACACGACCATTACCGTGACCTGCTAAAAAACGGCGACGTTGCCCTCTATGGCAGGATCACCTATCAGCTGATGGAATATTGGAAACCCCTGGCAACGAACCCAACCGGCGATAAGTCAATGGATGACTTTGCAGTGGTGATGGACCGCATTCCAAAAGTTGTATTTTCCCACACCCTGAAAACTGTTGAATGGGAAACTGCAAGAATAGCAGAACGCGGCCTTGAGGAAGAAGTACTATCGCTCCGGCAACAGCCAGGCGGAAACATTCTGGTTGGCAGCCGGAGTTTAATCATTGCATTAATAAATCTTGGACTCGTCGATGAATTCCAGGTTATGATCTATCCTGTCATCGAGGGAAAAGGCTTACCATTGTTCGATAAGATCCATAACAGGACGGTTATGAAGCTGGTCAACACAAAAACCTTCGCTGGTGGGGCAGTAATGCTTTATTATGAATTCTCGAAAGAGTAA
- a CDS encoding DUF5694 domain-containing protein: MKSIFCLIIFHLNTIGLLAQPPEEIKRPLAFFPNQRAKVLIAGSFHFDYPNKDMAKVQKSDQIDVLTEPKKSEVTELVNYIKKFKPTKIAIEAFPEWEATRKLKKYKKGEFSDKRDERYQLAMRIAKELNLDTLYSIDCESFDKDLMKVDSTYFQAFFEDYNLKTNDEFIAMYQNWYTYDDKLAAKTNLLTYFKYMNSEEVHKLGFGSYLIGNFKLEDHRGADILSIWWYNRNLRIFRKLQQITESNEDRILVIFGNGHASVLRQLVESSPAYEFVEFGKL, encoded by the coding sequence ATGAAGTCGATATTTTGCTTGATCATTTTCCATCTGAACACGATCGGTTTGCTTGCACAACCACCGGAAGAAATCAAGCGTCCATTAGCTTTTTTTCCAAATCAGCGGGCGAAAGTTCTCATCGCCGGTTCGTTTCATTTTGATTACCCCAATAAGGATATGGCCAAGGTGCAAAAGAGCGACCAGATTGATGTGTTGACTGAGCCCAAAAAATCGGAGGTAACAGAACTGGTCAATTATATAAAAAAATTCAAGCCCACAAAAATCGCTATTGAAGCATTTCCTGAATGGGAGGCTACAAGAAAATTAAAAAAATATAAAAAAGGAGAATTTTCAGATAAAAGAGACGAAAGATATCAGCTGGCCATGCGAATCGCCAAAGAACTGAATCTGGATACATTATATAGCATTGATTGCGAATCATTTGACAAAGATTTAATGAAAGTAGACTCCACCTACTTTCAGGCTTTTTTTGAAGACTACAACTTAAAAACCAATGATGAGTTCATAGCAATGTACCAAAATTGGTATACCTATGATGATAAACTGGCTGCAAAAACCAACCTTCTGACTTATTTCAAATATATGAATTCCGAAGAAGTTCATAAGTTGGGTTTCGGCAGTTACTTGATTGGCAATTTCAAACTGGAAGACCATCGGGGTGCGGATATTCTTTCCATTTGGTGGTATAACAGAAACCTCCGGATTTTTAGAAAGTTACAGCAGATCACCGAAAGTAACGAGGACAGAATATTGGTAATATTTGGAAACGGACATGCCTCTGTTTTGAGACAATTAGTTGAAAGTTCACCCGCATACGAATTCGTGGAGTTTGGCAAATTGTAA
- a CDS encoding DUF1801 domain-containing protein, producing MDVEEQINAYLTSQPEPKRSDMQALHRIILRTMPGCKLWFLDGKNSENKTVSNPNIGYGLYTIKYADGKSRAFYQIGLSANTTGISVYVMGIDDKTYLAQTFGDQIGKASVTGYCIKFKALKDINTEVLEDAIRYGVATSLGE from the coding sequence ATGGACGTGGAAGAACAGATCAATGCCTACCTTACCAGTCAGCCTGAACCAAAGCGCAGCGACATGCAAGCGTTGCACCGCATCATTCTGCGCACAATGCCAGGGTGTAAATTGTGGTTTTTAGATGGTAAAAACAGTGAAAATAAAACTGTTTCTAATCCGAACATTGGATATGGACTTTACACGATAAAGTATGCTGACGGAAAAAGCAGGGCGTTTTATCAGATCGGACTGAGTGCAAACACAACCGGAATCTCGGTCTACGTTATGGGTATCGATGATAAAACATACTTAGCCCAAACTTTTGGAGACCAAATAGGGAAGGCGAGCGTGACCGGGTATTGCATTAAGTTTAAAGCGCTGAAAGACATAAACACTGAAGTACTGGAAGATGCGATACGATATGGGGTTGCAACTTCGCTTGGGGAGTAA
- a CDS encoding lantibiotic dehydratase — translation MKGKDHTEFASFDFFLVRRPNLPVDSFCSLYELYLKEEPSFLHSFKRIVSTNDHFLEALYLASPVLHERTTQWLSGSVISEQTKLVKTLYKYWGRICSRATPYGLFSGVSLGRWGDHTNIVPSRPGDRVFIEPDILLLNQIKDFALATSDLKEKSLFYSNNSIYQVGNDVRFVEYAQEQAGRKYFISSIQNSEELQSVISLARNGCYLSDIRNRLLALGLSEANAAEFVSDLLEFQLLVCDLSPRITTTNGLHDFIHKLEQIQADSTLLPILATISQMLGSDRCRIEVFTKLKALIEQNFEGVSTDNLVQITLQQAYEDVSIEQSFREKIELDLLQIQRLSQNRASSNLTNFTREFYNKYGSAEIPLAIALDGELGIDYGHASRLSNIPVLEGIDLTSKGKTASQFNEWDNFVLNLYLAYAENQSEEINLTTEDINGFASVPTSNPSFYAFGNIIDESGNGKKDLKFHLNSLGGNSAAALLARFSSSNKALEAQLLETTAHEQRCFADSVLAEIVFLPETKTGNVLSHPPLYTYEIPYITLSSAKAENQLPVDDLLVSVTADGKVTIRSKKLGKKIIPRLSNAHNYGSELPIYQFLCDIQNETNAISFSWRWSILSGRPVLPRVTYNYLILSRKTWNIEKSSYYDLDHFIQKYRVPRYVQLIEGDNEMLLDLQLPLAKSILRDEIEKKGKAELREFLSVPSQCIINDQDGSYSNEVIIPLKSGINALNPSKTYPSNNQNVQRKFSFGDPWLYVQIYTGSTIADNILTEVIKPFCDHLLENGRIEKWFFIRYQDPLPHLRLRFFSNADSFNATEIVMQLKEKLAPFTDQNLIDKFVLGTYDRELERYGAENIELAETIFFIDSQLVINSIVKITEHDADQYRWLYACKLIDAILSSFGLKLDEKAALTRQFMMNFLGDYVNGDKVEIQLNEKFRSLRPKVTAVMETDEDYTEGQIGKLCHQLSADLSNVLTTSSSRFSPDQIGSFVHMTCNRLLISESREQELLIYHFLNKYYKGKVAQEQASARKSSN, via the coding sequence ATGAAAGGAAAAGATCATACTGAATTTGCTTCTTTCGATTTTTTCCTTGTCAGAAGGCCTAATTTACCAGTCGACTCCTTTTGCAGCCTCTATGAACTTTATTTAAAAGAGGAACCGTCTTTTTTACATTCGTTCAAGAGGATTGTTAGCACCAATGACCACTTCCTGGAAGCCCTGTACCTGGCATCGCCTGTTCTTCATGAGCGAACCACACAGTGGCTTTCAGGATCAGTCATTTCTGAACAGACCAAACTTGTCAAAACCCTCTACAAATACTGGGGAAGGATATGCAGCCGCGCGACTCCCTACGGTTTGTTTTCGGGTGTTTCCCTTGGGCGATGGGGAGACCATACTAACATCGTACCGTCCAGGCCCGGAGACCGGGTTTTTATCGAGCCCGACATACTGCTGTTAAACCAAATCAAAGACTTTGCATTAGCAACTTCTGATTTAAAGGAAAAGTCGCTATTCTATTCCAATAACAGCATTTATCAGGTTGGAAACGATGTCCGGTTTGTAGAATATGCCCAAGAACAAGCAGGAAGAAAATACTTTATTTCTTCCATACAAAACAGCGAAGAACTTCAAAGTGTCATTTCGCTGGCCCGAAATGGGTGCTACTTATCTGATATCAGAAATCGCCTTTTAGCACTCGGCCTGTCGGAGGCAAATGCCGCGGAATTCGTCAGCGACCTCCTGGAATTTCAACTTCTGGTTTGCGATTTGTCTCCAAGAATAACCACTACAAACGGTCTGCATGACTTTATCCATAAATTGGAGCAGATACAGGCTGATAGCACCCTGTTGCCAATACTGGCAACGATCTCCCAAATGCTCGGCTCCGACAGATGTCGGATCGAGGTCTTTACCAAACTGAAAGCTTTAATTGAGCAAAATTTCGAAGGAGTATCCACAGATAATCTCGTACAAATCACACTGCAACAAGCTTACGAGGACGTATCGATCGAACAATCGTTCAGAGAAAAAATTGAGTTGGATCTCTTACAAATTCAGCGTTTGTCTCAAAACAGAGCGAGTTCAAACCTCACCAATTTTACAAGGGAGTTTTACAATAAATATGGTAGTGCGGAAATTCCTCTGGCGATTGCTTTGGACGGTGAACTCGGAATTGACTACGGTCATGCATCCCGATTGAGCAATATTCCTGTTCTGGAAGGGATAGACCTGACATCAAAGGGAAAAACCGCATCCCAATTTAACGAATGGGATAACTTCGTGCTCAATCTATACCTGGCTTATGCCGAAAATCAGTCAGAGGAAATTAATCTGACGACAGAAGATATAAATGGATTTGCGTCTGTGCCAACCTCAAATCCAAGTTTTTACGCTTTTGGAAACATCATTGACGAGTCGGGCAATGGTAAGAAGGATCTGAAATTTCACCTCAATTCCCTGGGAGGAAATTCGGCGGCAGCATTATTGGCCCGCTTTTCAAGTTCAAACAAAGCATTGGAAGCGCAGCTTTTGGAAACAACAGCACACGAACAGCGTTGTTTTGCCGACTCGGTGCTGGCAGAAATCGTTTTTCTTCCTGAGACAAAGACCGGAAATGTCCTGTCGCACCCGCCATTGTATACGTACGAGATTCCGTACATTACGCTCTCCTCCGCAAAAGCAGAAAATCAACTGCCTGTTGACGATCTGCTGGTGTCCGTAACTGCCGACGGCAAGGTCACCATTCGTTCGAAAAAGTTGGGCAAGAAAATTATCCCCAGGCTGTCCAATGCGCATAACTATGGATCAGAGCTTCCGATTTACCAGTTTCTTTGTGACATTCAAAATGAAACGAATGCGATCAGTTTCAGTTGGAGATGGTCTATTTTGAGCGGCCGGCCTGTTCTGCCCAGGGTCACCTATAACTACTTAATCCTTAGCAGGAAAACCTGGAATATTGAAAAGTCCAGCTACTATGACCTTGACCATTTTATACAGAAATATCGCGTCCCAAGATATGTTCAATTGATTGAAGGCGATAACGAAATGCTGCTCGATCTGCAGTTGCCGCTTGCCAAATCCATTTTGAGGGATGAAATTGAAAAAAAGGGCAAGGCTGAGCTACGCGAGTTCTTGTCGGTACCCTCGCAATGTATTATTAATGATCAGGATGGCTCTTATTCCAATGAGGTGATCATTCCGTTAAAGTCCGGGATCAATGCCCTGAATCCTTCGAAAACTTATCCTTCCAACAACCAAAACGTTCAAAGAAAATTCAGTTTTGGTGATCCCTGGCTTTACGTGCAAATTTACACCGGGAGTACCATCGCCGATAACATACTTACCGAGGTCATAAAACCCTTCTGCGATCATTTGTTAGAAAATGGTCGCATTGAAAAGTGGTTCTTTATACGTTACCAGGATCCCCTTCCTCATCTTCGTTTACGGTTTTTCAGTAATGCGGATTCATTCAATGCTACGGAAATTGTGATGCAGTTGAAGGAAAAACTCGCGCCATTTACCGATCAAAACCTGATCGACAAATTTGTACTCGGCACATATGACCGGGAGTTGGAGCGGTACGGGGCCGAAAATATCGAATTGGCAGAAACGATTTTCTTCATCGATAGTCAATTGGTAATCAATTCGATTGTAAAAATTACTGAACATGATGCAGACCAGTACCGATGGCTCTATGCCTGCAAATTAATTGACGCGATACTGTCTTCATTTGGATTAAAACTGGATGAAAAGGCAGCGCTCACCAGGCAATTTATGATGAATTTCCTGGGGGACTATGTCAATGGCGATAAAGTTGAAATTCAACTAAACGAAAAATTCAGATCGCTAAGACCCAAGGTAACCGCAGTGATGGAAACGGACGAAGACTATACAGAAGGGCAGATAGGCAAACTATGCCACCAACTTTCAGCTGACCTAAGCAATGTGCTGACTACTTCATCCAGCAGATTTTCACCAGACCAGATCGGATCATTCGTACACATGACCTGCAATAGATTGCTGATTTCAGAATCGCGGGAGCAGGAATTGCTGATTTATCATTTTCTAAATAAGTACTACAAAGGTAAAGTCGCCCAGGAGCAGGCATCCGCCAGGAAGTCGTCAAATTAA
- a CDS encoding radical SAM protein translates to MNEKLLKGLILKISSRCNLDCTYCYMYSHGDSSFLKQPKFMDELVANQLIARLKQYFFQHAVPTFQLILHGGEPTLMSPSKFDELLTHISSEIGNTTTIHYAIQSNGTLLNDEWIAIFRKHKVSLGISIDGPEKINDLHRRDHKGNGSFLAVMDGLEICWKNNYPFALLGVQNPETDPDEIYSFIKSTKASNIDFLLPHHHHSNKPRQSGYAEWWIQLFDIWFYDRDETKPNIRFLTQIIVNCLGLGEGFDMLGQETNDYLVIETDGSIETVDAMKICGDAFTKESYHLKTHYFEQALGSPLMNLYHQSHKELAPECRKCPVAYVCGGGFLPHRYSDDRHFDNPSVYCEDLKKIIVHIQHAIMDELSEQTILEAGLEKL, encoded by the coding sequence ATGAATGAGAAGTTACTGAAAGGGTTAATCTTAAAAATTAGCAGTAGGTGTAATCTGGATTGCACCTATTGCTATATGTACAGTCATGGAGATTCCAGTTTTTTAAAACAACCCAAGTTCATGGACGAATTGGTAGCCAACCAATTGATTGCCCGACTCAAACAATATTTCTTCCAACACGCCGTCCCAACTTTTCAGCTGATTCTTCACGGGGGAGAGCCGACATTAATGTCTCCTTCAAAGTTTGATGAATTACTCACACACATTTCTTCGGAGATTGGGAATACTACTACCATCCATTATGCCATCCAAAGTAACGGAACATTACTCAATGATGAGTGGATTGCAATCTTCCGCAAGCACAAAGTATCTCTGGGGATCAGCATTGATGGCCCTGAAAAAATCAATGACCTGCACAGAAGAGACCATAAAGGCAATGGGAGTTTTTTGGCCGTAATGGATGGCCTGGAAATATGCTGGAAAAACAACTATCCCTTTGCCCTCCTGGGCGTTCAAAACCCTGAAACAGATCCCGATGAGATCTATTCATTTATTAAAAGCACCAAAGCTTCCAATATTGATTTCCTGCTCCCGCATCATCATCACAGTAACAAACCCAGGCAGAGTGGATACGCCGAATGGTGGATACAACTATTCGATATCTGGTTTTACGACCGCGACGAAACGAAGCCTAATATACGTTTCCTCACGCAGATCATTGTAAACTGCCTTGGCCTGGGAGAGGGATTCGACATGCTTGGCCAGGAGACCAATGACTATCTCGTGATTGAAACAGACGGAAGCATAGAAACCGTCGATGCCATGAAAATTTGCGGCGATGCTTTTACCAAAGAAAGCTATCACCTGAAAACACATTACTTCGAACAGGCACTTGGATCGCCGTTAATGAATCTATACCATCAAAGCCACAAAGAGCTTGCCCCGGAATGCCGGAAATGTCCGGTAGCCTATGTTTGCGGTGGTGGTTTCCTGCCTCACCGGTATAGTGATGACAGGCACTTCGATAACCCTTCCGTATACTGCGAAGACCTGAAAAAGATCATCGTCCACATACAGCACGCCATCATGGACGAACTATCCGAACAAACAATCCTGGAAGCAGGATTGGAGAAACTTTGA
- a CDS encoding sensor histidine kinase, translated as MKTESIWMIPFNRYMDLYIWALTGNYIVIPIAIIGISNTFSYFNRILKLQRNNLSLELDFLRSQLNPHFLFNSLNNIYSMVEETNELAGNTILKLADLMRYSLYESSSENVLLSREILFLKDYIELEKIRHTPDTQINFQADGNFEDHRIPPFLLIPFVENAFKHGLNTVGKKWVEINIHLSNSKLVFQVKNSKPTAQSEQLQKGGIGLVNLKKRLDIYYPNRYELKINNSAAEYDVFLQITLK; from the coding sequence ATGAAAACAGAATCAATTTGGATGATTCCCTTCAACCGGTATATGGATCTTTACATCTGGGCGCTCACCGGTAATTACATCGTCATTCCAATTGCCATCATCGGAATTAGTAATACCTTTTCCTATTTCAACCGGATTTTGAAGCTTCAGAGGAACAATTTAAGTCTGGAACTGGACTTTCTGAGGTCTCAGTTAAACCCCCATTTTCTATTCAACAGCCTGAACAATATCTATTCGATGGTTGAAGAAACCAATGAGCTAGCCGGCAATACGATCCTGAAACTGGCTGATCTGATGCGTTATTCCCTATACGAATCCAGCTCGGAAAATGTGCTTCTTTCGAGAGAAATCTTGTTTTTAAAGGACTACATTGAACTGGAAAAAATCCGGCACACACCCGACACACAAATCAATTTTCAGGCCGACGGGAATTTCGAAGACCATCGCATTCCACCATTTCTGCTTATCCCATTTGTTGAAAATGCTTTTAAACATGGACTAAATACCGTCGGGAAAAAATGGGTAGAAATTAATATTCACCTCTCTAATTCGAAACTGGTTTTTCAGGTTAAAAATAGCAAACCGACTGCCCAAAGCGAACAGCTCCAAAAAGGAGGTATTGGATTAGTAAACTTGAAGAAAAGATTGGATATTTATTACCCAAACCGTTATGAGTTAAAAATTAACAACTCTGCCGCAGAGTATGACGTCTTCTTGCAGATCACTCTAAAATGA
- a CDS encoding LytR/AlgR family response regulator transcription factor yields MTNEHNRITCVIVEDEPLAQNIYHRYLGKLPDIDLIATCNNAVEAISVIQSKKPDFILLDINMPEMSGFEMLNVLRLHKPLVIFSTAYVEHALKSYDFDALDYLLKPVSFEKFIRSIEKVKEMKSMKDGVRGGNGWLSVAQETQEENDSAFVKFDKKNLRLFFSNITMIQAMEDYLKIFLKEPINTLGYIVIRMTMKEIEAKLPEQGFLRISRSFIVNFQDVMALEGNEIKLKDTRRLQIGRTFRDDVRKKIEGITF; encoded by the coding sequence ATGACTAACGAGCATAATCGAATAACCTGTGTAATTGTCGAAGACGAGCCGCTCGCCCAAAACATCTATCACCGCTACTTGGGAAAGCTACCGGACATCGACCTGATAGCGACCTGTAACAACGCCGTTGAGGCCATTTCGGTCATCCAAAGTAAAAAGCCCGACTTCATTTTACTGGATATCAACATGCCCGAAATGTCCGGTTTTGAGATGCTTAATGTACTGCGCCTTCACAAACCTCTCGTCATTTTCTCGACTGCCTATGTCGAGCATGCTCTTAAAAGCTACGATTTTGATGCTTTGGACTATCTTTTAAAACCTGTTTCATTTGAGAAATTCATCAGGAGCATTGAAAAAGTGAAGGAGATGAAAAGTATGAAGGACGGGGTACGGGGCGGAAACGGGTGGCTCAGCGTTGCGCAGGAAACACAGGAAGAAAATGACTCCGCATTTGTAAAGTTTGACAAAAAAAACTTGCGACTTTTTTTTAGCAATATCACGATGATCCAGGCTATGGAAGACTATCTCAAAATATTCCTGAAAGAACCCATCAATACATTGGGATACATTGTGATCAGGATGACGATGAAGGAGATAGAGGCAAAATTACCGGAACAAGGATTCCTTCGCATCAGCAGGTCCTTCATTGTGAATTTCCAGGACGTGATGGCTTTGGAAGGCAACGAAATCAAGTTGAAAGACACACGAAGACTGCAAATCGGACGGACTTTCAGGGACGATGTCCGAAAGAAAATAGAAGGCATCACGTTTTGA
- a CDS encoding ketopantoate reductase family protein — MHSNSDHIYIIGSGAIGKALAVFLTLSGRKATVIRGSVDNGSQKNEHIRVQMPDGTIHEAEITISTLNAFPTLDGIVVLASKSFGNEQLAIALKNKTGSSPIVLLQNGLGVEKSFFQHGFYEIYRCVLFVTSQIIDEGTVRFKPVAPCPIGIERGDIDHLQHIVRQLNTPQFVFKSKAEIQHTIWKKAIINCVFNSVCPLLEVDNGIFYRSAPALDVARRVIAECIAIANAKGIMLTINEVEESLLQISRSSDGQLISTLQDIRAGRRTEIDTLNLEIAGMARELGLDSAVHETRLLGELVSMKAQINLRGGTLVS, encoded by the coding sequence ATGCATTCAAATTCAGACCACATTTACATCATCGGATCCGGGGCGATCGGGAAAGCGCTGGCTGTATTTTTGACACTTTCGGGACGAAAAGCTACGGTCATCAGGGGCAGTGTGGACAATGGCAGCCAAAAAAACGAGCACATCCGCGTGCAAATGCCGGACGGAACCATACATGAGGCTGAGATTACGATTTCTACCTTAAATGCATTTCCCACGCTCGATGGCATTGTTGTTCTTGCGAGCAAATCCTTTGGAAACGAACAACTGGCGATTGCTTTGAAGAACAAGACGGGTAGTTCACCCATTGTTTTACTGCAAAATGGCCTGGGGGTTGAAAAGTCATTTTTTCAGCATGGCTTTTATGAAATTTACCGCTGCGTGTTGTTTGTAACAAGCCAGATCATCGATGAAGGTACCGTTCGTTTTAAACCTGTGGCGCCTTGCCCCATCGGTATTGAGCGTGGCGATATAGATCATTTACAACACATTGTCAGGCAATTAAATACACCGCAATTTGTATTCAAAAGCAAAGCGGAAATCCAGCATACGATCTGGAAAAAGGCGATCATTAATTGTGTTTTCAATTCGGTTTGTCCGTTATTGGAAGTGGATAATGGCATATTCTACAGGAGCGCGCCGGCGCTGGATGTAGCCCGGCGAGTGATCGCGGAATGCATAGCGATTGCGAATGCAAAGGGTATCATGCTTACCATCAACGAAGTAGAGGAAAGTCTGTTACAGATTAGCCGGTCGTCCGATGGACAACTAATTTCTACATTGCAGGATATCCGTGCGGGCAGAAGAACAGAAATCGACACGCTGAATTTGGAAATCGCGGGAATGGCCCGGGAGCTGGGTTTGGACAGCGCAGTACACGAAACGCGGCTCTTGGGGGAGTTAGTGAGTATGAAAGCGCAAATCAATCTGCGAGGTGGCACCCTTGTATCTTAA
- a CDS encoding LytR/AlgR family response regulator transcription factor, protein MKKEITCIIVDDEPFAQNLLCRFVERLTYLKLLSVYPNALEALEAVHNLNPDILFLDISMPEVTGLEMVKILGNSRPYIIFTTAYPNHAAESYDFEVIDYLVKPISFERFVRAVNKVSEQMSLKSNTWGGNPDSNPESSSESSHAGDNFFMVKSNKKLIKINIGEIVVVEGMKDYLKIHMTDSMVIIHMTIGKMEEVLKKHRFIRINKSFIVNIREIKAIDGNEMELSNKQKVPIGATFRDVVLNNLQGRII, encoded by the coding sequence ATGAAGAAAGAAATTACGTGTATTATTGTAGACGACGAGCCGTTTGCACAAAACCTCTTGTGCCGATTTGTGGAGCGATTGACTTACCTGAAGTTGCTTAGTGTCTATCCCAATGCACTGGAGGCACTGGAAGCTGTCCATAACCTCAATCCAGACATTCTATTTCTGGACATCTCAATGCCGGAAGTAACTGGATTAGAGATGGTTAAAATACTAGGCAACTCCCGCCCCTACATTATTTTCACGACGGCCTACCCCAACCATGCTGCTGAAAGTTATGATTTTGAAGTGATCGACTACCTCGTCAAGCCCATCTCGTTTGAACGTTTTGTAAGAGCTGTAAATAAGGTTTCAGAGCAAATGAGCCTTAAAAGCAACACCTGGGGAGGAAACCCTGACAGCAACCCTGAGTCGTCGTCAGAATCCAGCCATGCCGGGGATAACTTTTTTATGGTAAAAAGTAACAAAAAGTTAATCAAGATCAATATTGGTGAAATTGTTGTCGTGGAAGGCATGAAGGATTATCTCAAAATTCACATGACCGACTCTATGGTCATCATTCATATGACCATTGGTAAAATGGAGGAAGTCCTTAAAAAACACAGATTTATAAGGATCAACAAATCCTTCATTGTGAACATACGAGAGATCAAAGCGATCGATGGCAATGAGATGGAGCTTTCCAATAAGCAGAAAGTTCCCATCGGGGCAACATTCCGGGATGTCGTCCTGAACAATCTACAAGGTAGAATAATATAG